The proteins below come from a single Phycisphaeraceae bacterium genomic window:
- the metG gene encoding methionine--tRNA ligase subunit beta — protein MTEVQAGFKPEISYDDFVKVDLRIARIVAAEPHPNADRLLKLQLDDGSGTARQICAGIKGHYEPASLVGRHIVIVANLAPRKIRGEESRGMLLAASDVPKDATEGQERQVILLSPMSDIAPGSTVS, from the coding sequence ATGACAGAAGTGCAGGCGGGGTTCAAACCCGAGATTTCGTATGATGATTTCGTGAAGGTGGATCTGCGGATTGCCAGGATCGTGGCTGCGGAGCCTCACCCAAACGCGGATCGACTTTTGAAGCTGCAACTGGATGATGGTTCAGGCACGGCGCGGCAGATCTGCGCGGGCATCAAGGGGCATTACGAGCCGGCGTCGCTGGTGGGGCGTCACATCGTGATCGTGGCGAATCTGGCGCCTCGGAAGATTCGTGGGGAGGAATCGCGCGGGATGCTGCTTGCAGCCAGCGATGTGCCGAAGGACGCAACTGAGGGTCAGGAGCGGCAGGTGATTCTGCTGTCGCCGATGAGCGACATCGCGCCGGGTTCGACGGTGTCGTGA
- a CDS encoding biopolymer transporter ExbD: protein MMQLTDKAHRQRSTLTLPMTSMIDVVFLLLIFFLVTANFSEREDRVTSTIQSERAGASASQLQPQIVSVELISGRVGFRIGERVVFTNIALRAILEQLPKDAGIAVKVDDHVPIQAAATALQAAHDAGFTKRSYVPSRSDN, encoded by the coding sequence ATGATGCAACTCACCGACAAAGCACATCGCCAGCGCTCCACCCTCACGCTGCCAATGACCAGCATGATCGATGTCGTCTTCCTCCTGCTCATCTTCTTCCTCGTCACCGCAAACTTCTCCGAACGCGAAGATCGTGTCACCTCCACCATCCAGTCCGAACGCGCAGGAGCAAGTGCCTCGCAACTCCAGCCTCAAATCGTCTCGGTCGAACTCATCAGCGGCCGCGTCGGATTCCGCATCGGCGAACGCGTCGTCTTCACCAACATCGCCCTTCGCGCGATTCTCGAACAACTCCCCAAAGACGCCGGAATCGCCGTAAAAGTCGATGATCACGTCCCCATCCAGGCCGCCGCGACCGCCCTTCAAGCCGCACACGACGCCGGTTTCACCAAGAGGTCCTATGTTCCATCGCGCAGCGACAACTAG
- a CDS encoding biopolymer transporter ExbD, with amino-acid sequence MRFSTVDRTKFRTFDLTPMIDVVLQLIIFFMFTSQLGRITQTEVDLPLEPGEKQITQAPPSFVLDLLEDGELILEGRPISLAQFSRLVDLEISRAGGPEHVTILIRPDRLAPAKHLSDLALRLREQGVGKWQIGTTDPLGAR; translated from the coding sequence ATGCGGTTCTCGACTGTCGATCGCACAAAATTCCGCACCTTCGACCTCACGCCGATGATCGACGTCGTGTTGCAACTCATCATCTTCTTCATGTTCACATCCCAACTCGGCCGAATCACACAGACCGAAGTCGATCTCCCCCTCGAACCCGGTGAGAAACAAATCACGCAGGCTCCGCCATCCTTCGTCCTCGACCTCCTCGAAGACGGCGAGCTCATTCTCGAAGGACGCCCCATCAGTCTTGCACAGTTCTCCCGCCTCGTCGATCTCGAAATCTCCCGCGCCGGCGGGCCAGAACACGTCACCATCCTCATCCGCCCCGACCGCCTCGCACCCGCAAAACACCTGAGCGATCTCGCCCTGCGCCTGCGCGAGCAAGGCGTCGGCAAATGGCAGATCGGCACCACCGACCCGCTCGGAGCGCGATGA
- a CDS encoding MotA/TolQ/ExbB proton channel family protein, with translation MFATVPAAGTSRSLLTYIAQGREIGLIIIVLSFVAVVLIVAQLVRLRRSALAPEESIAILDKHLRAGQIEAAISYCDSPDNDSFLTRVMGAALLRCSRSPFGFLELKSAIEEVGQLQVARLYRLTDGVNLIAAIAPMLGLLGTVVGMVGAFDAIRVAEGPVRPDALAGNISQALITTVLGLIVAIPCTAAYTYLRNRIDNLTDEVGQTIEDLAAHLESTSTQPSRGPGA, from the coding sequence ATGTTCGCAACCGTACCCGCCGCAGGCACCAGCAGATCGCTGCTCACCTACATCGCTCAAGGGCGGGAGATCGGCCTCATCATCATCGTCCTCTCTTTCGTCGCCGTTGTTCTGATCGTGGCACAACTCGTGCGCCTCCGACGCTCCGCCCTCGCGCCCGAAGAATCCATCGCAATCCTCGACAAACACCTCCGCGCAGGCCAGATCGAAGCCGCCATCTCATACTGCGACTCGCCCGACAACGACTCCTTCCTCACACGCGTCATGGGTGCAGCCCTCCTCCGCTGCAGCCGAAGCCCGTTCGGATTTCTCGAACTCAAGTCCGCGATCGAAGAAGTCGGCCAACTCCAGGTCGCACGCCTCTACCGCCTGACCGATGGTGTCAACCTCATCGCCGCCATCGCCCCCATGCTCGGCCTCCTCGGCACAGTCGTAGGCATGGTCGGCGCCTTCGATGCCATCCGCGTAGCCGAAGGTCCCGTCCGCCCCGATGCACTCGCCGGCAACATTTCTCAAGCCCTCATCACCACCGTGCTCGGCCTGATCGTCGCAATCCCCTGCACCGCCGCGTACACCTACCTCCGCAACCGCATCGATAACCTCACCGACGAAGTCGGCCAAACCATCGAGGATCTCGCAGCACACCTCGAGTCCACGAGCACTCAACCCTCGCGCGGCCCCGGAGCCTGA
- the pyrH gene encoding UMP kinase, whose protein sequence is MPTAPSTSPSTRPTLHSILGRPPRRVLLKISGEAFAKAGEFGIDPDELTLIAKEIGDAHAVGAQVAVVVGGGNIIRGASLARSGDIHQATADYMGMLGTVMNAAALKEKLLSMGVDCRVQSALEIKALAEPFIRGRAIRHLEKGRVVILAAGTGNPFFTTDTCAALRASELDCDVLLKATKVDGIYTADPNKDSTAIRYDHLTFSEALAKRLAVMDLTALAMCQERKLPLLVFDFKKPRNIRRVIEGEPIGTIVTADA, encoded by the coding sequence ATGCCAACTGCCCCATCGACAAGCCCGAGCACCCGGCCGACCCTTCACTCGATTCTGGGCCGGCCCCCTCGACGGGTGCTGCTGAAGATTTCCGGGGAGGCTTTTGCAAAGGCGGGGGAATTCGGGATTGATCCTGACGAGTTGACGCTGATCGCCAAGGAGATCGGGGACGCACATGCTGTGGGAGCGCAGGTTGCGGTTGTGGTCGGGGGGGGAAACATCATTCGGGGTGCTTCGCTCGCACGGTCGGGTGATATTCATCAGGCGACGGCAGACTACATGGGAATGCTTGGGACGGTGATGAATGCGGCTGCGCTCAAGGAAAAACTGTTGAGCATGGGGGTTGATTGCCGGGTGCAGTCGGCCCTGGAGATCAAGGCACTGGCGGAGCCATTTATTCGTGGTCGGGCGATCCGTCATCTTGAGAAGGGCCGGGTGGTGATTCTGGCTGCGGGGACGGGCAATCCCTTTTTTACAACCGACACATGTGCGGCGTTGCGGGCGAGCGAACTGGATTGCGATGTGCTGCTCAAGGCGACGAAGGTGGATGGAATCTACACGGCTGACCCGAACAAGGACAGTACTGCGATACGATACGATCACTTGACGTTTTCGGAAGCGCTGGCCAAGCGTCTTGCGGTGATGGACCTGACGGCGCTGGCGATGTGTCAGGAGCGGAAGTTGCCGCTGCTGGTGTTTGACTTCAAGAAGCCCCGGAACATCAGGCGTGTGATTGAGGGCGAGCCGATCGGGACGATTGTGACTGCGGATGCCTGA
- the frr gene encoding ribosome recycling factor has translation MMTTDPDTILLEAEESMLKAIDYLKHEFQGLRTGRASTALVEYIKVDYYGSATDLKSIAALSIPEPSQILIKPFDATSLGAIKTAIEQSGLGLNPQVEAKQIRLNIPMLTSERRQQLVGQAKKMAEEQKVVMRNARRDANKHADGLSKQAGQHFSEDEIDTLKEEIQDMLKKYETQLDEMLTKKSNEITEV, from the coding sequence ATGATGACGACAGACCCTGACACGATTTTGCTGGAAGCCGAGGAGTCGATGCTCAAGGCGATCGATTATCTCAAGCATGAGTTTCAGGGGCTGCGGACAGGGCGTGCTTCGACGGCGCTGGTGGAGTACATCAAGGTGGACTACTACGGGAGTGCGACGGATTTGAAGTCGATTGCGGCGTTGAGCATTCCGGAGCCTTCGCAGATTCTGATCAAGCCTTTTGACGCGACGTCGCTCGGGGCGATCAAAACGGCGATTGAGCAATCGGGGCTTGGGCTGAACCCGCAGGTCGAGGCCAAGCAGATTCGGCTGAATATTCCGATGCTGACGAGCGAAAGGCGCCAGCAGCTTGTGGGGCAGGCCAAGAAGATGGCTGAGGAGCAGAAGGTGGTGATGCGCAACGCGCGGCGCGACGCGAACAAGCACGCGGACGGGCTCTCGAAGCAGGCGGGGCAGCACTTCTCGGAAGACGAGATCGACACGTTGAAGGAAGAGATTCAGGACATGCTCAAGAAGTATGAGACGCAGCTCGATGAGATGCTGACGAAGAAGTCGAACGAGATTACGGAAGTGTGA
- the sppA gene encoding signal peptide peptidase SppA, with protein MSLITRSLACVAGLVSQVAVSGAAAQPVGLAWLELSGTPTQQPGPFAWLGGSEGDTLRSLVERIDEVAYHDDIEGLVIRLKDAALDVTHIEELGQAMLRIREAGKKIHVFAENYANPELLLGSFADSILIQSGGNVSLSGLHMEEMYLRDTFTWIGMNPDYVQIGDYKGADEMMMKTQPSPAWEQNISGLLDAMYGTMRQIIMDGRNMDDQQLDRAMSDGWWANEAEAISLGLIDAAVDLPTIYDHLETIYGSEVEFTLDLNDDTSSSFDMANPFAFFSILSKKPSHTATSPTIAILHIDGAIVDGESSSGGFLGGSSVGSRTIRNAIEDILEQDMIKGVVVRIDSPGGSAIASEVIWQGLQRLAEEKPVWVSVGSMAASGGYYIAVGGQRIYANPSSIVGSIGVVGGKIAMGGLYDKLHINVVERSRGPRSELLSSTRPWSDVERALIRDRMKQTYDQFTSRVSSGRPGIDLGRTAEGRLFLGEQALDLNMIDAIGGLDDAIHELAADLDLDDFEIMDFPGPKSITDLIDEMLGGFVKAPAGLSTQATLAPIAGTLRELLGERRFEVLRDAINANMQLRREPVLLTSPRVLLFR; from the coding sequence ATGAGTTTGATCACACGTTCGCTTGCTTGTGTTGCGGGCCTGGTTTCGCAAGTCGCAGTGTCCGGAGCAGCCGCCCAGCCCGTCGGGCTTGCATGGCTTGAACTCTCGGGCACACCCACCCAGCAGCCCGGCCCATTCGCCTGGCTCGGGGGTTCCGAAGGTGACACCCTCCGAAGCCTCGTCGAACGAATCGACGAAGTGGCCTACCACGACGACATCGAAGGCCTCGTTATTCGCCTCAAGGATGCCGCGCTCGATGTCACGCACATCGAGGAACTCGGTCAGGCGATGCTTCGTATCCGCGAAGCAGGCAAGAAAATCCATGTCTTCGCCGAGAACTACGCCAACCCCGAACTCCTGCTCGGTAGTTTCGCCGATTCCATCCTCATCCAGTCAGGCGGCAATGTCTCGCTTTCGGGCCTGCATATGGAAGAGATGTACCTGCGCGATACGTTTACTTGGATCGGCATGAACCCCGACTACGTGCAGATCGGCGACTACAAGGGCGCCGACGAAATGATGATGAAGACCCAGCCCAGCCCCGCTTGGGAACAAAACATCTCGGGGCTACTCGACGCGATGTACGGCACCATGCGACAGATCATCATGGACGGCCGAAACATGGACGATCAGCAACTCGATCGCGCCATGTCCGATGGCTGGTGGGCCAACGAGGCCGAAGCCATCTCCCTCGGGCTCATCGACGCCGCAGTCGATCTCCCGACCATCTACGACCACCTCGAAACCATCTACGGCTCCGAAGTCGAGTTCACGCTCGATCTCAACGATGACACCTCTTCCTCATTCGATATGGCCAACCCATTCGCCTTCTTCTCAATCCTCTCAAAGAAGCCATCACACACCGCAACCTCGCCCACCATCGCCATCCTCCACATCGATGGCGCGATCGTGGATGGCGAGTCCTCCTCTGGCGGGTTCCTCGGCGGCTCAAGCGTCGGAAGTCGCACCATTCGTAACGCCATCGAAGACATTCTCGAACAGGACATGATCAAGGGCGTCGTCGTGCGCATCGATTCCCCCGGCGGCTCCGCCATCGCAAGCGAAGTTATCTGGCAGGGGCTTCAGCGCCTCGCCGAAGAAAAACCAGTTTGGGTCAGCGTCGGCTCAATGGCAGCTTCGGGCGGCTACTACATCGCCGTGGGTGGTCAACGCATTTACGCCAATCCATCGAGCATCGTCGGCTCGATCGGCGTCGTCGGAGGCAAGATCGCGATGGGAGGCCTCTACGACAAACTCCACATCAACGTCGTCGAACGCTCACGCGGGCCACGCAGCGAACTCCTCAGTTCCACCCGCCCATGGAGCGACGTTGAACGCGCACTCATCCGCGACCGCATGAAGCAGACCTACGACCAGTTCACCAGCCGCGTCTCCTCCGGCAGGCCCGGCATCGATCTCGGTCGCACAGCCGAAGGCCGCCTCTTCCTCGGCGAACAAGCCCTCGATCTCAACATGATCGATGCCATCGGCGGGCTCGATGACGCCATCCACGAACTCGCAGCCGATCTTGATCTCGACGATTTCGAAATCATGGACTTCCCCGGCCCCAAATCCATCACCGACCTCATCGACGAAATGCTCGGAGGGTTCGTCAAAGCGCCCGCAGGCCTCTCGACGCAGGCCACGCTGGCTCCCATCGCAGGCACGCTTCGCGAGCTTCTCGGCGAAAGGCGCTTCGAAGTCCTTCGCGATGCGATCAACGCAAACATGCAACTCCGCCGCGAACCCGTCCTGCTGACTTCGCCTCGCGTCCTGCTGTTCCGGTGA
- a CDS encoding metallopeptidase family protein has protein sequence MNRHNREQFDTLLEEVITDLPVSVRSIIDEVPVVVLDVPTPDLLVGLELEEGEAETLCGLHTGIATTERSIEHQWRLPSQIHLFRVGIIDLAGGFDQPGGIEKVREQIRITLLHEIGHEFGLDEDDLEDLGYD, from the coding sequence ATGAACCGACACAACCGTGAACAGTTCGACACGCTCCTCGAAGAAGTCATCACCGACCTCCCCGTCAGCGTGCGCTCCATTATCGACGAGGTCCCCGTGGTCGTGCTCGACGTGCCGACTCCGGACCTGCTGGTCGGGCTTGAACTCGAAGAAGGCGAAGCCGAAACCTTGTGCGGGCTTCATACGGGTATCGCCACGACCGAGCGCAGCATCGAGCACCAATGGCGTCTCCCATCGCAGATCCACCTATTCCGCGTCGGAATCATCGATCTCGCCGGCGGGTTCGATCAACCCGGCGGCATTGAAAAGGTACGCGAGCAGATCCGAATCACGCTCCTGCACGAAATCGGACACGAGTTCGGGCTCGATGAGGATGATCTTGAGGATCTCGGGTACGACTGA
- a CDS encoding AAA family ATPase produces MRIHLDRLRENVARTFLGSTRPIDRLICCLLARGHALIEDVPGVGKTVLASALARSIDADFSRIQLTPDLLPADVLGVSIYERETGKFHFKKGPLFANIVLADEINRTTPRTQSALLEAMNEASVTIEGAPVPLPHPFMVLATQNPYEFEGTYLLPENQLDRFLMRISLGYPSAEVETHMLDLRPAQNVLTDLKPVLTRDDVIEAQKMVDAVKLDESLRRYIVELAGATRRHEEIQVGMSPRGALALAHAARATALLNDRDYAIPEDILENLIEVGGHRIISRSYRAGQNWEVAAGLLRQIAQSVPSPM; encoded by the coding sequence ATGCGCATACACCTTGACCGACTTCGCGAAAACGTCGCCCGAACTTTTCTGGGAAGCACCCGGCCGATTGATCGCCTTATCTGCTGCCTGCTGGCACGCGGGCACGCGCTGATCGAGGATGTGCCGGGGGTGGGCAAGACGGTGCTGGCGTCGGCCCTGGCGCGCAGCATTGATGCGGACTTTTCTCGCATTCAGTTGACGCCTGACCTTCTTCCTGCCGATGTGCTGGGCGTGAGCATCTATGAGCGGGAGACAGGGAAGTTTCACTTCAAGAAGGGGCCTTTGTTTGCCAACATTGTGCTTGCCGACGAGATCAACCGCACGACGCCGCGCACACAGTCGGCCCTGCTCGAAGCGATGAATGAAGCGAGCGTGACGATAGAGGGCGCTCCGGTTCCGTTGCCTCACCCGTTCATGGTTCTCGCGACGCAGAACCCGTATGAGTTTGAGGGCACATACCTGTTGCCCGAGAACCAACTCGACCGGTTTCTGATGCGTATCAGCCTGGGATATCCGTCGGCCGAGGTCGAAACGCACATGCTCGATTTGCGTCCGGCGCAGAATGTGCTGACGGACCTGAAACCGGTGCTGACACGCGACGATGTTATTGAAGCGCAGAAAATGGTTGACGCGGTGAAACTCGATGAGTCGCTGCGGCGGTACATCGTAGAACTCGCCGGTGCGACGCGGCGACACGAAGAGATTCAGGTCGGCATGTCGCCGCGCGGTGCGCTCGCGCTGGCACACGCTGCCAGAGCGACGGCCCTGCTCAATGATCGGGACTACGCCATTCCCGAAGATATTCTCGAAAATCTGATCGAAGTCGGCGGGCACCGCATCATTTCGCGCTCGTATCGCGCGGGGCAGAACTGGGAAGTCGCAGCCGGGCTGCTGCGGCAGATTGCACAGAGTGTGCCGAGCCCGATGTGA
- a CDS encoding CDGSH iron-sulfur domain-containing protein, producing the protein MPRMIRHDATGPIRIDPQDKPIFVCACGLSQKFPLCDGTHKGCKDEQPGKVYVYDAERKKVIEERDEAQP; encoded by the coding sequence ATGCCTCGCATGATCCGTCACGACGCTACAGGCCCGATTCGCATCGACCCTCAGGACAAGCCGATTTTTGTGTGCGCGTGCGGGTTGTCGCAGAAGTTCCCGCTGTGCGACGGCACTCATAAAGGCTGCAAGGATGAGCAGCCCGGCAAGGTGTATGTGTATGACGCGGAGCGGAAGAAGGTGATCGAGGAGCGTGACGAGGCTCAGCCGTAG
- a CDS encoding metal-dependent hydrolase: protein MPLTIEYLGHSGFIIKSAGGTLVIDPFLTGNPLATRKPDQIKCDHIAITHGHGDHIGDSVAIAKANNATVIACWEICEFMGEHSVETNPGNPGGKVKTPFGWIAFTQAFHSSSYEGRYMGQPCGIVAHFEAENATIYHLGDTGLFSDLRLIGELYNPDIACIPVGDRFTMGPELGRMAAEMIKPRIAIPIHWKTFPLLAQDITPFRPAEVEVWAMAPGDTKTYG, encoded by the coding sequence ATGCCGCTGACCATTGAATATCTCGGCCATTCCGGTTTCATCATCAAGAGCGCCGGCGGAACCCTCGTCATCGACCCATTCCTCACCGGCAACCCCCTGGCAACCCGCAAGCCCGATCAGATCAAGTGCGATCACATCGCCATTACTCACGGCCACGGCGATCACATCGGCGACTCGGTCGCGATCGCCAAGGCCAACAACGCGACCGTCATCGCATGCTGGGAAATCTGCGAATTCATGGGCGAGCACAGCGTCGAAACCAACCCCGGCAACCCCGGCGGCAAGGTCAAGACGCCCTTCGGCTGGATCGCCTTTACACAGGCCTTCCACTCTTCAAGTTACGAAGGTCGCTACATGGGCCAGCCCTGCGGCATCGTCGCACATTTCGAAGCCGAGAATGCGACCATCTACCATCTCGGTGACACCGGCCTCTTCAGCGACCTCCGCCTCATCGGCGAACTCTACAACCCCGATATCGCGTGCATCCCTGTCGGGGATCGCTTCACGATGGGCCCCGAACTCGGGCGCATGGCTGCCGAGATGATCAAGCCACGCATCGCCATTCCCATCCACTGGAAGACCTTCCCGCTGCTGGCCCAGGATATCACGCCGTTCCGACCGGCCGAAGTCGAAGTGTGGGCCATGGCTCCGGGCGATACCAAAACCTACGGCTGA
- a CDS encoding FAD-binding protein codes for MPPTPAAEPSLHADDVRALIAAIEGEFRPGLHDRMLYATDASLYQVEPLGVLIPADIEDVVRAVRVCAARNLPMLPRGGGTSLAGQCTNRAVVFDLSSRCHRLLDVDIERRRCRVEPGITIDDLNERLRPTGLFFAPDPATSRHANIGGCIGNNAAGARSIRYGRTSESLIALDVCLADGTRLTFEPGAARRDARVRDLTLRVCEVVSQHADLIRQRFPKTVRRNAGYALDLVLAQLDAAGGDPLAVNLAPLLCGSEGTLAVTLGAELALHPVPVARGLAVAAFPTLDDAMDALLPILALGPTAVELLDDLVISLARAQTEYKHYVDLLPHPGGQSPEAVLYVEFSAEHDAAEIAAAFDRLRALLPEDRLACHTDAGAMLDAWKLRKAGEPLLHGVPGDRKPITFVEDNAVPPERLAEFVRRFRAIVAEHGTTAAFYAHASVGVLHVRPLLDIKDAGDRAAMQSIAVQVADLAKELGGVMSGEHGDGRVRGPLLERFFGPELMAAFGAVKTIFDPANLLNPGNIVAPGPIASMAASLRVEPRGVPVRVAEVDTFYDYADQHGFAHAVEMCNGAGVCRKKSGGTMCPSYMALLDERHATRGRANALRMAMTGQMSPDGSPALNDAQTIATLDLCLSCKACKTECPSNVDVARLKAEYLALSDRAAGRVPLSRRAVGSVHVLNRIASLTPGLANAFNASRLGKAILSQTLGVDPRRTMPAFAEPLFRQWKRAAARDPGPAASAPRVILLADTFTAFNEPHLALAARRVLVQLGYRVELFLGSDFGRAAISAGLLPAAIDDAAGLLDRLGPMLDAADAPVFLTLEPSVHSAIIDDWLSLKIPRPLADRRLLASRTFAIEDYLETHWLDHPVEPALAPLSADVLIHGHCHQKALTSTAPTARLAARLTAGSVRVLDTGCCGMAGSFGYMKKRYDLSVSIANLSLLPALAAAPAALLMASGTSCRHQVRELAAREALHPIEVMARVL; via the coding sequence ATGCCCCCCACGCCTGCCGCCGAGCCGAGCCTGCATGCCGACGACGTGCGCGCGCTGATTGCCGCGATCGAAGGCGAGTTTCGGCCAGGACTGCACGATCGCATGCTGTACGCCACGGACGCTTCGCTGTATCAGGTCGAGCCGCTGGGCGTGCTGATCCCGGCCGACATCGAGGATGTGGTGCGCGCGGTGCGTGTGTGCGCGGCCCGCAACCTGCCGATGCTGCCGCGCGGCGGAGGCACAAGCCTTGCCGGGCAGTGTACGAACCGGGCGGTGGTGTTTGATCTGTCTTCGCGCTGTCATCGGCTGCTGGATGTCGATATCGAGCGTCGCCGGTGCCGGGTCGAGCCGGGCATCACCATCGACGATCTGAACGAGCGGCTGCGCCCGACGGGCCTGTTCTTTGCCCCCGATCCGGCGACGAGTCGCCACGCAAACATCGGCGGGTGCATCGGCAACAACGCGGCGGGCGCGCGGTCGATCCGCTACGGCCGCACGAGCGAGTCGCTCATCGCTCTGGACGTGTGTCTTGCCGATGGAACCCGGCTGACGTTCGAGCCCGGGGCGGCCCGGCGTGATGCGCGGGTGCGCGACCTGACGCTGCGCGTGTGCGAGGTTGTGTCGCAGCATGCCGATCTGATCCGTCAGCGGTTCCCGAAGACCGTGCGCCGCAACGCGGGCTATGCGCTTGACCTGGTGCTGGCGCAGCTTGATGCAGCGGGCGGCGATCCGCTCGCGGTGAATCTCGCGCCGCTGCTGTGTGGATCGGAAGGAACGCTGGCCGTCACGCTGGGGGCCGAGCTTGCCCTGCATCCGGTGCCGGTGGCGCGCGGGCTTGCGGTGGCGGCGTTCCCGACGCTCGACGATGCGATGGATGCCCTGCTGCCGATTCTGGCGCTCGGGCCCACGGCGGTCGAACTGCTCGACGATCTGGTGATCTCGCTGGCCCGGGCGCAGACGGAATATAAGCACTACGTCGATCTTCTGCCGCATCCTGGCGGCCAGTCGCCCGAAGCCGTGCTGTATGTGGAGTTTTCTGCCGAGCACGACGCAGCCGAGATCGCGGCGGCGTTCGATCGTCTGCGGGCCCTTCTCCCCGAAGATCGGCTCGCGTGCCATACCGATGCGGGCGCGATGCTCGACGCCTGGAAACTGCGCAAGGCCGGCGAGCCGCTGCTCCACGGCGTGCCGGGCGACCGCAAGCCGATCACGTTTGTCGAGGATAACGCTGTGCCGCCCGAGCGGCTGGCCGAGTTTGTGCGGCGGTTCCGCGCGATCGTGGCCGAGCACGGCACAACGGCGGCGTTTTATGCTCACGCCTCGGTCGGCGTGCTGCATGTCCGGCCCCTGCTGGATATCAAAGACGCGGGCGATCGCGCGGCGATGCAGTCGATCGCGGTCCAGGTCGCGGATCTCGCAAAAGAACTGGGCGGAGTCATGAGCGGCGAGCACGGCGACGGGCGGGTCCGCGGGCCTTTGCTCGAACGATTCTTCGGTCCCGAACTGATGGCCGCGTTCGGCGCCGTCAAGACGATCTTCGATCCTGCGAACCTGCTCAATCCCGGCAATATCGTCGCTCCGGGCCCGATTGCGTCGATGGCCGCGAGCCTGCGCGTCGAGCCGCGCGGCGTGCCGGTGCGCGTGGCCGAGGTGGACACGTTCTACGACTACGCCGACCAGCACGGTTTCGCGCATGCGGTCGAGATGTGCAACGGGGCCGGTGTGTGTCGCAAGAAAAGCGGCGGCACGATGTGCCCGTCGTACATGGCGCTCCTCGATGAACGCCACGCCACGCGCGGGCGGGCCAACGCGTTGCGCATGGCGATGACGGGTCAGATGTCGCCCGACGGCTCGCCCGCCCTCAACGACGCCCAGACCATCGCGACGCTGGATCTGTGTCTCTCGTGCAAAGCCTGCAAGACCGAGTGCCCGAGCAATGTTGACGTGGCCCGGCTCAAGGCCGAGTATCTGGCGCTGTCGGATCGCGCGGCCGGGCGGGTGCCGCTGTCGCGCCGGGCGGTCGGAAGCGTGCATGTGCTCAACCGCATCGCGTCACTGACGCCGGGGCTTGCCAATGCGTTCAATGCCTCGCGGCTGGGCAAGGCGATCCTGTCGCAGACGCTCGGGGTTGATCCGCGTCGCACCATGCCCGCGTTTGCCGAGCCGCTTTTCAGGCAATGGAAGCGAGCGGCGGCGCGCGATCCGGGTCCGGCTGCCTCGGCCCCGCGCGTGATCCTGCTGGCCGACACGTTTACCGCGTTCAATGAGCCGCACCTCGCGCTGGCGGCGCGGCGGGTGCTGGTGCAACTGGGCTATCGCGTCGAACTGTTCCTCGGGTCCGACTTCGGGCGGGCGGCGATCAGCGCGGGTCTGCTGCCGGCGGCGATCGACGACGCAGCGGGCTTGCTCGACCGGCTGGGGCCGATGCTCGACGCCGCGGATGCTCCGGTGTTTCTGACGCTCGAACCCTCGGTCCACAGCGCGATCATCGACGACTGGCTGAGTCTGAAGATTCCCCGCCCTCTTGCCGACCGGCGTCTGCTGGCGTCGCGCACGTTTGCGATCGAGGATTATCTGGAAACGCACTGGCTCGATCATCCCGTCGAGCCTGCCCTCGCGCCGCTCAGCGCCGACGTGCTGATCCACGGCCATTGCCATCAGAAAGCCCTGACGTCCACCGCCCCCACCGCCCGGCTCGCGGCGCGGCTGACGGCGGGGAGTGTGCGGGTGCTCGACACCGGCTGCTGCGGCATGGCCGGGAGTTTCGGCTACATGAAAAAGCGTTACGACCTGTCGGTGAGCATCGCGAACCTGTCGCTGCTGCCGGCGCTGGCGGCGGCTCCGGCGGCGCTGCTGATGGCCAGCGGGACAAGTTGCCGCCACCAGGTGCGCGAACTGGCGGCTCGTGAAGCGCTGCACCCGATCGAGGTGATGGCCCGGGTGCTCTGA